A genome region from Populus alba chromosome 3, ASM523922v2, whole genome shotgun sequence includes the following:
- the LOC118054744 gene encoding cytochrome P450 714B3: MNSILKSVNGFISSESAREYAKKEFNAILWIALITITALLLDKVFTLFRLWSKASKIPGPPCNSFFGHGNLGSRENFIDLLSESHDKYGSVFKLWLGPTQLLVSMKDPTLIKDMLSKAGDKLPCIGKAFRLAFGRSSLFFCSYDQAQKGRESLALELDDKMLGRANAIPKNVVDCIMEGVDASMSTGSVDCKLISQHMAFTILGTMLFGDTFLAWSKATFYEELLMMIAKDASFWASYRFTPFWKQGFWRYQSLCTELKCLTLDIVQQCGKNYKLFCHMDQNSHNGTAKVGIKAASGAPPSGVEMQDNFFYQELGGDLIAREEPCGNIMGLMFHGCVATTSLIGSILERLVADAEIQDKIYSEIMKVKKGSVREDQDVEEMLLLLATIYESARLLPAGPLLQRCSLKDDLILKNGMLIPAGALLVVPAQLLQMDGSSWGSDASKFNPHRFLSKAGKGSDLEQDTSFTEEAADPIPCSFVLNDPNDDAAFLPFGSGKRTCVGQKFVIRGVASLFASLLERYEVRLRPQLGNDPKSTTSPEIVFVKRSR, encoded by the exons ATGAATTCAATTTTGAAGTCAGTGAACGGTTTCATTTCATCGGAATCCGCAAGAGAGTATGCGAAGAAGGAATTCAATGCGATTCTATGGATCGCCTTGATTACCATTACCGCTCTTTTGCTTGATAAGGTCTTTACGCTGTTTAGATTATGGTCCAAAGCTAGTAAGATCCCTGGACCGCCTTGTAATTCCTTTTTTGGCCATGGAAACCTCGGTTCTCGTGAGAATTTTATCG ATCTTTTATCGGAGTCGCATGATAAATATGGATCAGTTTTCAAGTTGTGGTTGGGGCCAACTCAGCTTTTGGTATCTATGAAGGACCCAACCCTTATCAAAGATATGCTTTCGAAGGCTGGAGATAAATTGCCTTGCATTGGGAAGGCATTTCGTTTGGCCTTTGGACGATCAAGTCTCTTCTTTTGCTCATATGACCAG GCACAGAAGGGAAGAGAATCACTCGCTTTGGAATTGGATGATAAAATGCTTGGGAGAGCGAATGCAATCCCAAAAAATGTCGTGGACTGTATCATGGAAGGAGTCGATGCTAGTATGAGCACGGGAAGCGTTGATTGTAAATTAATTTCACAGCATATGGCTTTTACCATTTTGGGGACCATGCTGTTTGGAGATACATTCCTGGCTTGGTCCAAGGCAACTTTTTATGAGGAGCTTCTGATGATGATTGCTAAAGATGCTTCCTTCTGGGCTTCATATAGATTTACGCCTTTCTGGAAACAGGGATTTTGGAGGTACCAGTCATTGTGCACGGAATTGAAATGCTTAACTCTAGACATTGTTCAACAGTGtggaaaaaattacaaactatTTTGCCATATGGATCAAAACTCTCACAATGGAACTGCAAAAGTAGGAATAAAGGCTGCATCTGGTGCACCACCTTCTGGTGTTGAGATGcaagataattttttctatCAGGAACTTGGTGGTGATCTTATTGCAAGAGAAGAACCATGTGGAAATATTATGGGTTTGATGTTTCATGGATGCGTAGCCACTACAAGTTTAATTGGTAGTATCCTGGAAAGGCTTGTTGCAGATGCAGAGATACAGGATAAG ATATATTCTGAGATAATGAAGGTAAAGAAGGGTTCAGTGAGAGAAGATCAAGATGTTGAGGAAATGCTTTTGTTATTGGCAACTATTTACGAATCAGCCCGTCTTCTGCCAGCAGGACCTTTGCTGCAGAGATGCTCTTTGAAAGATG ATTTGATTCTTAAAAACGGTATGTTAATACCAGCTGGAGCTCTACTTGTTGTGCCTGCACAATTGCTGCAGATGGATGGTTCTAGTTGGGGCAGTGATGCTAGCAAATTTAATCCACATCGATTTTTATCAAAAGCTGGAAAGGGCTCTGATTTGGAGCAGGATACATCATTTACAG AAGAAGCTGCAGATCCAATTCCATGTTCGTTCGTTTTGAATGATCCAAATGATGATGCAGCATTTCTTCCCTTTGGTTCTGGCAAGCGGACTTGTGTGGGTCAGAAATTTGTAATCCGTGGAGTTGCCTCTTTGTTTGCTTCATTGCTTGAACGCTATGAG GTAAGGCTCCGTCCTCAATTGGGAAATGACCCAAAATCAACAACTAGTCCGGAGATAGTCTTTGTGAAAAGAAGCCGCTGA
- the LOC118054746 gene encoding 65-kDa microtubule-associated protein 5, with the protein MTTMPPPSSTTVSPSRTTCASLLHELQIIWDEIGENDGERDKMLLQLEQECLDIYRRKVKNTRKYKADLHQLLADAKAEIANLVSALGENASLFSPGKGPLKQQISAVNPVLDELRLKKQERMKDFYETETQIARICAEIAGSDRSFDSADPEIDERDLTVKRMGELKSHLKELQSEKSLRLHKVNSSIKTVHELSVVMSIDFFKTINDVHPSLSDSSKAQSKSISNDTLARLTSTIHSLKQEKQQRLEKLQGLGHKLIELWDLMETPVDERRLDHVTTLISASVDNVSRLGCLAVDVIEQTEVEVERLNVLKASKMKELVFKRQDELEEIYRGVHMDVDSDAARQILISLIESGNADMSELLASMDDQITKAKEQALSRKDILDKVEKWKFASEEEQWLDEYEKDDNRYSAGRGAHRNLKRAEKARALVSKIPSMVESLTSKVKAWELERKVPFLYYKAPLLHTLEEYSVLRREREEEKRRSREQKRLQEQFASEQEALYGSRSAIKKPLGLSTSANTMAGTPTARRGVTPFGHHASSAGKQRRESRAHNVTPINYVALQKDDSVSRGC; encoded by the exons ATGACAACTATGCCCCCACCTTCTTCTACCACTGTCTCTCCTTCTCGCACCACTTGCGCCTCTCTCCTTCACGAATTGCAG ATAATATGGGATGAAATTGGGGAGAACGATGGCGAAAGGGACAAGATGCTTCTACAGCTTGAGCAAGAATGCCTTGATATTTACCGTAGGAAGGTTAAAAACACCAGGAAGTATAAAGCTGATTTGCATCAATTGTTGGCTGATGCCAAAGCTGAAATCGCAAACCTCGTTTCTGCACTTGGGGAAAATGCCTCCTTGTTTTCACCG GGAAAGGGCCCACTAAAGCAGCAAATATCTGCTGTAAACCCTGTTTTGGAtgaattgaggttgaagaagcAAGAAAGAATGAAGGATTTTTACGAGACAGAGACGCAGATAGCTCGAATTTGTGCAGAAATAGCTGGCAGTGACAGGTCTTTTGATTCTGCTGACCCAGAAATTGATGAGCGTGATCTGACAGTGAAGAGAATGGGGGAACTAAAGTCACACCTTAAGGAACTTCAAAGTGAAAAG AGTTTGCGGTTACATAAGGTCAACAGCAGCATTAAAACAGTTCACGAGCTATCTGTGGTGATGTCAATCGATTTCTTTAAGACTATCAATGATGTTCATCCTAGCCTGAGTGATTCATCAAAGGCTCAATCAAAGAGCATTAGCAATGACACACTTGCTAGATTAACAAGCACAATACATTCACTGAAGCAAGAGAAGCAACAAAGGCTAGAAAAG CTTCAAGGTCTTGGACACAAACTGATAGAGCTATGGGACCTCATGGAAACGCCTGTTGACGAGAGAAGATTGGACCATGTCACTACCTTAATCTCTGCCTCAGTGGATAACGTATCCAGACTAGGGTGCCTCGCTGTTGATGTTATTGAGCag ACCGAAGTTGAAGTTGAGAGATTAAATGTTCTCAAAGCCAGCAAGATGAAGGAGTTGGTGTTTAAGCGGCAGGATGAGCTGGAGGAAATCTACAGAGGAGTTCATATGGATGTAGATAGTGATGCAGCGAGGCAGATTCTCATCAGCCTCATAGAATCTG GTAATGCTGACATGTCTGAGCTGCTTGCGAGCATGGATGATCAAATCACAAAAGCCAAAGAGCAAGCTCTTAGTCGGAAGGATATATTGGACAAAGTAGAGAAATGGAAATTTGCATCTGAGGAAGAGCAGTGGCTTGATGAATATGAAAAG GATGATAATCGGTATAGTGCGGGAAGAGGAGCACACAGAAATCTGAAACGTGCTGAGAAAGCACGGGCCCTGGTCAGCAAAATACCAT CAATGGTTGAAAGTTTGACTTCAAAAGTTAAGGCCTGGGAATTAGAGAGAAAAGTCCCTTTCTTATATTACAAG GCTCCCCTCTTACATACCTTGGAGGAATATTCCGTGTTAAGACGGGAAAGGGAAGAGGAGAAGCGTCGATCTCGG GAGCAGAAACGTCTGCAAGAACAATTTGCTTCAGAACAAGAGGCACTTTATGGTTCAAGGTCAGCGATTAAGAAGCCGTTGGGTCTGAGCACCAGTGCCAACACAATGGCTGGAACACCGACAGCACGACGCGGGGTCACTCCTTTCGGCCATCATGCAAGCTCAGCTGGAAAGCAACGTAGAGAGAGCAGGGCTCATAATGTAACGCCGATAAACTATGTTGCACTTCAGAAGGATGATTCTGTTTCCCGGGGCTGCTAG
- the LOC118054747 gene encoding WAT1-related protein At5g07050, whose protein sequence is MKNLGCCSKFLESSKPYFAMIALQFGYAGMNIITKVSLNRGMSHYVLVVYRHAIATAVIAPFALFFERKMQPKITFPVFMQIFVLALLGPVIDQNFYYAGLKYTSPTFSCAMSNMLPAMTFVMAVIFRMEKLDIKKVRCQAKLLGTLVTVAGAMFMTLYKGPIVEMLWSKYVHPRKSYVTDTTGTTDKDWFKGSILLIIATLAWASLFVLQTKALKTYKNHQLTLTSLVCFVGTLQAIAVTFTMEHKSSVWRIGWDMNLLAAAYAGIVTSSISYYVQGLVIKKKGPVFATAFSPLMMIIVAILGSFILAEKIYLGGIVGSALIVVGLYSVLWGKHKEKMEVDPEEIPEPVKGVQGNGNSIVVIEDIEANEVQLQKAEANNNFSAMAMSMPMALPDLPHKESQKPRA, encoded by the exons atgaagaacttAGGGTGTTGCAGCAAGTTTCTTGAGAGCTCTAAGCCCTACTTTGCCATGATCGCCTTACAATTTGGTTATGCTGGCATGAATATTATAACAAAAGTGTCACTTAACCGTGGTATGAGCCACTATGTCCTCGTGGTTTATCGCCATGCCATTGCCACTGCAGTCATCGCTccatttgctttgtttttcgaGAG GAAAATGCAACCGAAGATCACCTTTCCTGTTTTTATGCAGATATTTGTCCTCGCCCTTCTTGG ACCTGTGATAGACCAGAACTTTTACTATGCTGGTCTGAAGTACACATCCCCAACTTTCTCCTGTGCGATGAGCAACATGCTTCCTGCTATGACATTTGTCATGGCGGTCATATTCCG GATGGAGAAACTGGACATAAAGAAGGTGAGATGCCAAGCGAAGCTGCTGGGAACTCTAGTGACAGTTGCTGGGGCCATGTTTATGACCTTGTACAAGGGTCCTATTGTAGAGATGCTGTGGTCTAAGTATGTCCATCCACGTAAATCCTATGTGACTGATACCACAGGGACGACTGACAAAGACTGGTTCAAGGGCTCCATTCTGCTCATCATCGCTACTCTTGCTTGGGCTTCCTTGTTTGTTTTGCAA ACCAAAGCATTGAAGACATATAAGAACCACCAGCTCACTCTCACGTCACTTGTGTGCTTCGTTGGAACCCTACAAGCTATTGCTGTGACATTTACGATGGAGCACAAGAGCTCTGTTTGGAGAATTGGCTGGGACATGAACCTCCTTGCTGCTGCCTATGCT GGGATAGTGACATCAAGCATCTCATACTATGTCCAAGGATTGGTGATCAAGAAAAAAGGTCCAGTTTTTGCTACTGCTTTTAGCCCTTTGATGATGATCATTGTAGCCATCTTGGGCTCATTCATATTGGCAGAAAAGATATACCTTGGAGG TATTGTTGGCTCCGCCTTGATAGTTGTGGGCCTATACTCAGTCCTGTGGGGGAAGCACAAGGAGAAGATGGAGGTCGACCCGGAGGAGATACCAGAACCCGTAAAGGGTGTTCAAGGAAATGGCAATTCTATAGTAGTGATTGAAGATATCGAAGCTAATGAAGTTCAGTTGCAGAAAGCAGAAGCCAACAACAATTTCTCTGCGATGGCCATGAGCATGCCCATGGCCCTGCCGGACCTTCCACACAAAGAGAGCCAAAAGCCAAGAGCCTAG